AGGTGGATCGGCCCGTCGTGTCCGGCCGCCACTCGTACCGCCTCGTCCCCGTCGGCGGCTTCCAGTACCGTGTACCCGCGTTCGACCAGAATGCGGCGAATCAAGGCCCGCACCGCGCCCTCGTCCTCGGCTAGCAGGACCGTTTCCGCCCCCCCGGGCAGGAGCCGGAGCCCGGTCTGGATCTTCGAGCCACCGGCCGTCAGTTCTGCACGTGGAAAGTACACTTTGAACGTCGTCCCGATCCCCATCTCGCTGTACACGGCAACGTGACCGCCGCTCTGTTTGACGATGCCGTAAACCGTGGCCAGACCGAGCCCCGTTCCCTTGCCGGGTCCCTTGGTTGTAAAGAACGGCTCGAAGATTCTGGCCCTTACCTCCGGTGGGATCCCGTTCCCGGTGTCCGTGACGCTGAGAAGGACCTGGGGGCCGATGTGCGCGTCCGCGTGGGTCCGAGTGTACGCCTCGTCCAGTTCGACGTTCTGGGTCTCGATCGTCACTCGACCGCCGCGGGGCATCGCGTCGCGGGCGTTGACCGCCAGGTTCATCAGGATCTGCTCGATCTGTCCGGGATCGGCCCTTACGGCCCAGAGGGTGGTAGCCAAAGTGGTGCTCAAGCGAACGTCCTCTCCGATCAACCGGCGGAGCATCTTGTCGGTGTCGGCCACGACTTCGTTCAGATTTAGCACGCGGGGGGCCAAAACCTGTCGGCGACTGAATGCCAGGAGTTGCCGGGTCAGCGCGGCCGACCGCTCCCCGGCCTTGAGGATCTCGGTGATCAGTTCGTGGGACGGGTCGCTCGGGGGGAGTCTCTGGAGGAGCAGGTCACTGTACCCGTTGATGATGGTGAGCAGATTATTGAAATCGTGCGCCACCCCGCCCGCGAGTTGTCCGATGGCCTCCATCTTCTGGGCCTGATGGAACTGCCCTTCCAGATCCCGCCGCGCGGTCACGTCCGTTTGAACACCAACGAACTGGGTCAGTCTCCCGGAGGTGTCACGGACCGGAGAGATCGATAAATCGCTCCAGAACGGGGTGCCGTTCTTGCGATAGTTCAAGATTTCGACGGTACACGGCTCCTCGGCCCGGATCGCGGCCCGGATCCGGGCGACCGCTGCCGGGTCGGTGTCCTTGCCCTGGAGAAACCGGCAGTTGCGGCCGAGCACTTCGGCCGCCCCGTATCCCGTGTTTCGCTCGAACCCGGGGCTGACGTACACGAGCGGATTGTCCGGCGGCGCGGAGTCGGTGATCATGAGCCCCTGGGTCGCGGCCCCGATGGCCCGGTCCCGCAGTCGTAGTGCGTCCTCGGCCCGCGCCTGTTCGGTAACGTCGGTGTGGACCCCGACCCACTCCCGGATCGCTCCGCCCGGGTCGAGGACCGGTGCGGCCCGAACGGACATGTGGCGGTACTCCCCGTCCGCCCGTCGGAGCCGGTGGTCCACTTGGTACGCGCTCCGCTCCGCGATTGCCACCGCCCACGCCCGGGCGGTGTGCTCCCGGTCGTCCGGGTGGACGACGTCCAGCCACCCGAGCGCCCGGTGCTCCGCGATCGTCTGGCCGGTGAACGCCGTCCACCCAGGTTGCTCCGAATCGAACGCTCCCGACGCCGGGGAGTTCCAGACGATCGCGGCGGTCGCGGCGACAAGAGTTCGGTACCGTTGCTCACTCGTTCGGAGCGTGTCTTGGGCGGACTTTTGTTCTGTAATGTCGCGGGTGATACCGAGCAGCGATTGAACCCGACCGGCATCGTCGCGCAGCGGGGCGGCGTGCGTGTCGAGCCAGCGGCACCTTCCTTTAGCACCGATGATCTCGTACTCCAGCGCCCCGTCGGCGCCGTTGATGACGCGCTTGTGCAGGTCGCGAAACGCGGCACGGTGTGCTGGCGCGACGAACTCGAGGAGCGGTTGGCGCTGGGCTTCTGCCAGTGAACCGACCTGGAGCATCGCCAAACCCGCCGGGTTCATCTCGACGAGCTGACCGTCGCGCGAAACGACTTTCACACACTCCGGTTCGGTCTGGATGATGAGCCGCAGTCGATTTTCGCTCTCGCGCAACGCTTCCTCTGCCCGTTTCTTTTCGGTAACGTCGCGGTAGATCCCCGCGAGGCCGACGACCCGGTCCCCGGCCCGAACGGCCGACAACGACACGGAGACGGGGACCGACGCTCCGTTCTTCCGTAGTCGCACCGTTTCAAAGGGCGGAACGGGCTCTCCGTTGCGAACGCGCTCGAGCCGCGCGCGCGACTCGGTGAACAGGTCCGGGGGCACGAGCAGATACGCCGACTGACCGACCACCTCTGCAGCGGCGTACCCGAATAGGCGCTCGGCGGCCGGGTTCCAGAACGCGATGCGGTCGTCCAGGCCCGTACTCAAGATCGCGTCCTGGGAAGAATCCACGATCGCGGCGAGTTGGTGCGCTTGGTGCTCGGCCGCGCGCCGGGCGCGCCGGTTGTCGGCTTCCCGCAGTTCCCGGTCCAGGGTCGCGGCGAGCCGGGCGAGATTCGGTTTGAGGACGTAGTCGTTCGCCCCGGCCCGCATTATCGCGGTCGCGACCTCTTCACCCACCGTCCCGGACACAACTATGAACGGAAGGTCCGTGTCGGACGCCCGAACCACCTTGAGGGCGGCAGTCGCAGAGAACTCCGGAAGGGTATGGTCCGCCAGGACCGCGTCCCACGGACCCGCGGCGAGGGCCGCGCGCAACCCCGCGGCGGTTTCGACCCGTTCCCAGCTCGGGTCTAGTCCGCCGCGCCGCAGGGCGAGGATCATCAGGTCGGCGTCGTCGAGTATGTCCTCGACGATGAGTACGCGCAGCGCCCGTCCCATAGGTGCTCACCCTTGTGCGACGGGCGGGAGTTCGTTCAGCACGAGCCAGTACACCTGCAGTTGGCGAATCACCTCGACGAACTGAACGAAATCCACCGGCTTCCGGACGTACGAGTTGGTCCCGAGGTCGTACCCCTTCACCAGATCTTCCTCCTCCCGGGACGAGGTCAGGATCACGACCGGGAGCCGTCGGGTGCGAGGGGCGGCCCGGACCCGTCGCAGAACTTCCAATCCGTCCACCTTCGGGAGCTTCAGGTCGAGCAGCATTAACTGCGGCAGGGCCACGTCGCGTCCGGTGTGGGGGCCGGTGGCGAACAGGTAGTCCAGCGCTTCGACACCGTCCCGGGCGACGACCACCTCGTTCAGCACCTGTCCCTTTTTGAAGGCAAGTAAGGCGAGCTCTTCGTCGTCCCGATTGTCCTCGACCAACAGAATAGTTTTCCCGGTCACGTGAGGTCCTCAATGCCAGGTAGCGTGAAGAAGAATGCGGCGCCGTGACCGATCGCGCCCTCCGCCCAGATCTCCCCGCCGTGCCGCCGGACGGCGCGCTGAACGGTCGCTAGACCGACCCCGGTCCCGGAGAAATCCCGGTCCGAGTGGAGCCTCTGGAACGCCCCGAACAGCTTGCCGACGAATGCCATATCGAAACCGGCCCCGTCGTCCCGCACGACGAGTGCCGGCCGCCCCTGCACTTCTACACAGTCGAACGCGATCGTCGCCGTTGGGTTCTTTGCGGTGAACTTCCAGGCGTTCCCCAAGAGGTTGTCGAGAACCACGCGGATCAGCGGCGGGTCGCCCACTGCAGACAGCCCGGGCCGTGCGGTGAAGGAGATCGACCGGCCCGGCTCGCGCTCGCGCAGCTCGGCAACTACGTCCCCGGCCATTGCCGTCAGATCCACGCGTTCGTGCCGCATCTCGGACCGGGTCACCCGGGACAGTTTCAAGAGATCGTCGATCAGTTGGCCCATCCGTTGCGTCCCCGCGCGGACCCGACGCAGGTAGTGTTGGCCTGTTTCGTCCAGTCTATCGGAATACCCCTGGAGCAACTCTTGACTGAACCCGTCCAGCGCCCGTAGCGGGGCCCGGAGGTCGTGGCTGACCGAGAAGCAGAACGCCTCTAGTTCTCGATTCGCTGCCTCGAGCTGCACCGTACGTTCCGTTACACGTCGTTCCAGTTCCTCGTTGAGCCTGCTGGTAGCCTGCTCCGAGTGCCCCAGCTCGGCAATTTTGGTGTCCGATAGCAATCGTGTACGGACCCGCAAGTTCTCGACGTACTCGGCCAGATCCCGGGCCTTCTGTTCCAGCGCGGCCGTATTACGATCCGACTGTGATTTGGTATCTAGCCGCGTGGACTCAACGGCCGCGGCCAGATCGTGGGCTTCTTGTTTCAGCGACTCAACACGCTCACTAATTGCAGCAAGGGTTAATTGGCGCGCGGCTTCGGAAGAGTGCAGTAGTTCGCGAGATTTCTGCTCTGGATCCTCGCACTTCTGACTCGATTTGAGTGCGTCTTTCGTGTCGGCCAGCCGTTCGAGAGCCATTGTTTTATTGTCCATGACAAATCTTCGGGACGGCCGGGATAAGCTACCCAGCACGTTCGATACCGTGACGCACCGACTTCGACCGACGGGAACATATTCGCATTCACGGGCCGGGAGCGCCGCCCGCCTGTGGAATGCGGAATCGAGCGCGCGCCTCCTCACCTCTGTCAGCGCCCCACAGACCGGGCCGGGACGAGGAGCACACCAGTTCCGCAGTGTCTTGGGCGAGAAATCGTTAGGGATTCGATCACGAACTGAACGATGTGGCCGGGCGCCAAGTGCGGACCTGAATCGCAAAAGAAATGCGGGTCACGGACTTCTAGAGCCTAAATAATGAGTTGACGAATTCACAAGAGGAGAATGGATTGTACACGAACATTCAAAGGCACAGTGATAAATATAAATTTCAGTTCGGGATCGATGACAGCACGTGTCGTATCGCCTTGAGAAGGTCCGCTTGTTTGAACGGCTTGTAGAGCGTGCCGTCGGCCCCGAGGAATTTGGCTAGGGGTAGCAGGTCCACGGTGCCGTGGCCGTTACCGCCGCTCATGGTAACGACCTTCCCCCCAACGAACTCG
The Gemmata palustris DNA segment above includes these coding regions:
- a CDS encoding sensor histidine kinase, which produces MDNKTMALERLADTKDALKSSQKCEDPEQKSRELLHSSEAARQLTLAAISERVESLKQEAHDLAAAVESTRLDTKSQSDRNTAALEQKARDLAEYVENLRVRTRLLSDTKIAELGHSEQATSRLNEELERRVTERTVQLEAANRELEAFCFSVSHDLRAPLRALDGFSQELLQGYSDRLDETGQHYLRRVRAGTQRMGQLIDDLLKLSRVTRSEMRHERVDLTAMAGDVVAELREREPGRSISFTARPGLSAVGDPPLIRVVLDNLLGNAWKFTAKNPTATIAFDCVEVQGRPALVVRDDGAGFDMAFVGKLFGAFQRLHSDRDFSGTGVGLATVQRAVRRHGGEIWAEGAIGHGAAFFFTLPGIEDLT
- a CDS encoding PAS domain S-box protein; protein product: MGRALRVLIVEDILDDADLMILALRRGGLDPSWERVETAAGLRAALAAGPWDAVLADHTLPEFSATAALKVVRASDTDLPFIVVSGTVGEEVATAIMRAGANDYVLKPNLARLAATLDRELREADNRRARRAAEHQAHQLAAIVDSSQDAILSTGLDDRIAFWNPAAERLFGYAAAEVVGQSAYLLVPPDLFTESRARLERVRNGEPVPPFETVRLRKNGASVPVSVSLSAVRAGDRVVGLAGIYRDVTEKKRAEEALRESENRLRLIIQTEPECVKVVSRDGQLVEMNPAGLAMLQVGSLAEAQRQPLLEFVAPAHRAAFRDLHKRVINGADGALEYEIIGAKGRCRWLDTHAAPLRDDAGRVQSLLGITRDITEQKSAQDTLRTSEQRYRTLVAATAAIVWNSPASGAFDSEQPGWTAFTGQTIAEHRALGWLDVVHPDDREHTARAWAVAIAERSAYQVDHRLRRADGEYRHMSVRAAPVLDPGGAIREWVGVHTDVTEQARAEDALRLRDRAIGAATQGLMITDSAPPDNPLVYVSPGFERNTGYGAAEVLGRNCRFLQGKDTDPAAVARIRAAIRAEEPCTVEILNYRKNGTPFWSDLSISPVRDTSGRLTQFVGVQTDVTARRDLEGQFHQAQKMEAIGQLAGGVAHDFNNLLTIINGYSDLLLQRLPPSDPSHELITEILKAGERSAALTRQLLAFSRRQVLAPRVLNLNEVVADTDKMLRRLIGEDVRLSTTLATTLWAVRADPGQIEQILMNLAVNARDAMPRGGRVTIETQNVELDEAYTRTHADAHIGPQVLLSVTDTGNGIPPEVRARIFEPFFTTKGPGKGTGLGLATVYGIVKQSGGHVAVYSEMGIGTTFKVYFPRAELTAGGSKIQTGLRLLPGGAETVLLAEDEGAVRALIRRILVERGYTVLEAADGDEAVRVAAGHDGPIHLLITDVVMPDVDGRAVAERVVRDRPELRVLFVSGYTDDAVIRHGVLREGVNFLQKPFSPLVLALKVRDVLDAPA
- a CDS encoding response regulator; this encodes MTGKTILLVEDNRDDEELALLAFKKGQVLNEVVVARDGVEALDYLFATGPHTGRDVALPQLMLLDLKLPKVDGLEVLRRVRAAPRTRRLPVVILTSSREEEDLVKGYDLGTNSYVRKPVDFVQFVEVIRQLQVYWLVLNELPPVAQG